The proteins below are encoded in one region of Phaeodactylum tricornutum CCAP 1055/1 chromosome 3, complete sequence:
- a CDS encoding predicted protein, with amino-acid sequence MAHCAVFVRTSVSTMLYRKALRVSASGRAKTSTGQVVNMMSNDTAQLQRFLQFVGMTLVAPLQIIIALVLIFQQVGNATWVGVGFMFALAPINTVVFSIVSKQRRKVLKYSDLRVKMMNEILAGIRIIKFYAWERPFGKEVGRIRGSELKALTKLAYTSAIGFSLILMSAPLIQPILVFLTYVSIQNEPLDAATAFTTVALFNIMRFPFAFMPMGLLQYIQSKISLKRLERYLALPELDEYTSDVDMMASNHSSVAGSSVLTESTQKTPPITLQELTCTIQTGKLVAIVGAVGSGKSSFLSAILGEMEPVKGCKVYMPRPVDAPTGFVSYCTQTPWVVNDTLRGNVLFGRDFNQERYERVLEACALVDDLAILPAGDLTEIGERGINLSGGQKARVALARALYSDETRLMLMDDPLSAVDAHVGEHIFSNAIAGDMAKGITRLLVTHHVHLLSRCDDVIVMEHGRIKHQGRYRDLVAAGVDFAGAVDVSKIKAASKQEPEKFDDEVTAQKEVELSAEKKAALKKSGKKLVRDEEREEGSVDGSAYMHYARAGGLLTAASVFVIQALGRASEVTAGFWLALWAERSLEASLSGDPFSQTTTNRYLGVYALFGLGGVIGLTARAIIVAVHRLRASKKMHDDLTESILRAPVSFFDITPTGRILNRFAADMDKVDLELTQSLSQGVSTVFSVLGAIGAIIAATNGTFLVPLIPIGYLYYLIQKWFRKTSTELQRINSIANSPIFADFSQTLSGTSTIRAYGEEKRFFIQCKKSFDNMNTSYILVQLVNYWLGLRLDVLGGLMGAFIGGVAVATSSSGFISAGWLGLALSYSIEMTNYLKHGVRMIATIEAQMNSVERILFYTNNIKAEAPEFIPECDPEPGVWPINGEIELSHASMRYRDGPLVLKDLSLKVKAGERVGVCGRTGSGKSSLMICLFRIAELEDDGGKILIDGIDASEIGTSALRLNLSIIPQDPVIFSNTVRYNLDPFSAATDEEVWESLTKVQMADTIAELPNGLSEQVSEGGENFSQGQRQLLCIARSLIRKPKILVMDEATASIDNATDSAIQRMIRENFENTTVLTIAHRLNTIMDSDRVLVLDDGRIAEFDTPEALLAKETSLFRAMVDKSRAAKSKTLIEGE; translated from the exons ATGGCACACTGTGCCGTTTTTGTCCGCACTTCTGTCAGTACTATGTTGTATCGCAAAGCGCTACGAGTATCCGCTTCCGGTCGGGCCAAAACCTCCACCGGACAAGTAGTCAACATGATGAGCAACGACACGGCACAGTTGCAGCGATTCTTGCAGTTCGTCGGTATGACTTTGGTCGCCCCCTTGCAGATCATTATCGCCTTGGTTCTGATTTTTCAACAA GTCGGAAACGCCACTTGGGTTGGTGTTGGATTCATGTTTGCCTTGGCACCCATTAATACCGTTGTCTTCTCCATAGTATCCAAGCAACGTCGCAAGGTACTCAAATATTCCGATTTGCGCGTCAAGATGATGAACGAAATTCTTGCCGGTATTCGAATTATCAAATTCTACGCCTGGGAGCGGCCGTTCGGAAAAGAGGTCGGGCGTATTCGTGGCTCCGAACTAAAGGCCTTGACTAAACTTGCTTATACCTCGGCCATCGGATTTTCGCTCATCCTCATGTCAGCGCCTCTGATACAACCCATTCTAGTGTTCTTAACCTACGTGTCTATCCAAAACGAACCGCTCGACGCGGCTACAGCCTTTACTACAGTCGCACTTTTCAACATTATGCGCTTTCCGTTCGCTTTTATGCCCATGGGACTCTTGCAATATATTCAGAGCAAGATTTCTTTAAAACGTCTGGAGCGTTACCTGGCCTTGCCGGAATTGGACGAATAC ACCTCGGATGTTGACATGATGGCGAGTAACCACAGTTCAGTCGCGGGTAGCAGCGTCTTGACTGAGAGTACCCAGAAAACTCCTCCCATCACGCTGCAAGAATTGACATGCACAATTCAAACCGGTAAGCTAGTCGCAATTGTCGGTGCCGTTGGTTCGGGCAAATCTAGCTTTCTGTCCGCTATCTTAGGTGAAATGGAACCCGTCAAGGGATGCAAAGTTTACATGCCGCGTCCTGTAGATGCGCCAACAGGCTTTGTGTCTTACTGTACGCAGACCCCGTGGGTCGTCAACGACACTTTGAGAGGAAATGTTCTGTTTGGACGTGATTTCAATCAAGAACGATATGAACGCGTTCTGGAGGCGTGTGCGTTAGTGGACGATCTCGCTATTTTACCTGCCGGTGATTTGACGGAAATTGGCGAACGAGGCATCAATTTGTCGGGTGGTCAAAAGGCCCGTGTTGCGTTAGCCCGGGCTTTGTACTCCGACGAGACTCGTCTGATGCTCATGGACGATCCCTTGTCGGCGGTGGATGCACATGTTGGAGAGCACATATTTTCTAACGCTATAGCCGGAGACATGGCCAAAGGAATAACTCGATTGTTAGTCACACATCACGTTCACTTGCTGTCACGATGTGATGACGTCATTGTTATGGAGCACGGCCGTATCAAGCACCAGGGCCGGTACAGAGATTTGGTGGCCGCCGGTGTTGACTTTGCGGGCGCGGTGGACGTCTCAAAAATCAAGGCAGCCTCAAAGCAGGAGCCTGAAAAATTTGACGACGAAGTTACAGCCCAAAAGGAGGTCGAGCTGTCGGCTGAGAAGAAAGCAGCTCTAAAGAAGAGCGGGAAAAAGCTTGTGAGGGACGAAGAGCGCGAAGAAGGAAGTGTTGACGGCTCGGCTTATATGCATTACGCTAGAGCCGGTGGATTGTTGACGGCGGCATCCGTTTTTGTCATTCAGGCGCTCGGTCGAGCCTCAGAAGTGACTGCTGGGTTCTGGCTGGCCTTGTGGGCAGAGCGCAGTCTTGAAGCATCGTTGAGTGGAGATCCGTTCTCGCAGACTACAACAAATCGATATCTTGGTGTGTACGCTTTGTTTGGTCTGGGCGGTGTCATAGGGCTTACCGCGCGCGCCATCATTGTTGCGGTTCACCGCCTTCGGGCTTCAAAGAAGATGCATGATGACTTGACCGAGAGTATCTTACGTGCACCTgtttctttctttgacatCACCCCTACTGGACGGATTCTCAATCGTTTTGCGGCCGACATGGACAAGGTCGATCTCGAGCTGACGCAGAGCCTTTCACAGGGAGTGTCAACTGTCTTCAGTGTTCTCGGAGCAATTGGGGCAATTATCGCTGCCACAAACGGCACATTTCTAGTTCCATTGATTCCTATCGGCTATTTGTACTACCTGATCCAGAAGTGGTTTCGAAAGACATCAACTGAGCTGCAGCGCATCAACAGCATCGCAAATTCTCCTATATTTGCTGATTTTTCTCAAACCCTCTCCGGTACTTCGACGATTCGAGCCTACGGCGAAGAAAAGCGGTTTTTCATCCAGTGCAAGAAGTCTTTCGACAACATGAACACATCATACATCCTCGTTCAGTTAGTCAATTACTGGCTTGGACTTCGTCTTGATGTCTTGGGAGGACTTATGGGGGCCTTTATTGGAGGAGTCGCTGTTGCTACTTCGTCGTCTGGTTTCATTTCAGCAGGGTGGCTTGGTCTCGCCCTGTCGTACAGCATTGAAATGACAAATTACCTCAAGCATGGAGTTCGTATGATTGCTACAATCGAGGCGCAAATGAATTCTGTCGAACGTATTCTCTTCTACACCAACAACATAAAAGCGGAGGCACCTGAGTTTATCCCGGAATGTGATCCTGAACCTGGTGTATGGCCGATCAATGGCGAGATCGAGCTCAGCCACGCCTCCATGCGGTATCGCGATGGACCACTAGTTTTGAAGGACTTATCGCTAAAGGTCAAAGCCGGCGAGCGTGTGGGAGTTTGTGGGCGTACAGGAAGCGGTAAAAGTAGTCTTATGATATGTTTGTTCCGTATCGCAGAACTGGAAGATGATGGCGGAAAAATCTTGATTGATGGGATTGACGCTTCCGAAATTGGAACTTCAGCTTTGCGTTTAAATCTTTCCATCATTCCTCAGGACCCTGTGATATTTTCCAACACCGTTCGTTATAATCTGGATCCGTTCTCAGCAGCAACAGACGAAGAAGTGTGGGAATCTTTGACGAAGGTGCAAATGGCTGACACTATCGCGGAGTTACCAAATGGACTCAGCGAGCAAGTTTCGGAGGGAGGAGAAAATTTTTCGCAGGGACAGCGCCAGCTTTTATGTATTGCGCGATCGTTGATTCGTAAGCCCAAGATTTTAGTAATGGACGAAGCGACGGCGAGTATCGACAACGCTACGGACTCGGCAATTCAGCGAATGATTCGTGAAAATTTTGAGAATACAACAGTGTTAACGATCGCTCATCGCTTGAATACGATTATGGACAGCGACCGCGTGTTGGTGTTAGATGACGGAAGGATAGCCGAGTTTGATACCCCAGAGGCTTTGTTGGCGAAAGAGACTAGCTTGTTCCGTGCAATGGTAGATAAAAGTCGGGCTGCCAAGTCAAAAACTCTCATCGAAGGAGAGTAG